The following coding sequences are from one Pocillopora verrucosa isolate sample1 chromosome 5, ASM3666991v2, whole genome shotgun sequence window:
- the LOC131785385 gene encoding uncharacterized protein — protein sequence MEILDCALNPCHNEGTCIEEAFGYKCKCLQGFTGDHCDTVNPLPSINESYLAYLHEFLVPAVGNNSHWLLCYRASLHGWEGKDFHTRCDGKKNSVTVIKKDQYVFGGYSDVPWADCPPGARTKDPSGRCCVLPFEYEGRTYHKCAGKVPGNFERPWCSFDAVYNGDWASCDKNPYNGYRKTDRAFIYSLHNKEGLAPFKSIVKHDSQAIFMDISHGPTFGGGFDIHIANNAGHNVHSYTNFGHSFLAPSDVEEKDTVLAGTYYFTPDEVEVFYLP from the exons ATGG AAATTTTGGACTGTGCGCTAAATCCATGTCACAATGAAGGAACCTGCATCGAGGAAGCATTTGGATACAAATGCAAATGTCTACAAGGATTCACTGGTGATCACTGTGACACAG TTAACCCTCTTCCGT CAATAAATGAATCTTACTTGGCTTATCTTCATGAGTTCCTGGTCCCTGCCGTCGGAAATAATTCCCACTGGTTGCTATGCTACCGCGCCTCTTTACATGGCTGGGAAGGAAAGGACTTCCACACTCGTTgcgatggaaagaaaaattctgtAACGGTTATAAAGAAAGACCAGTATGTTTTTGGAGGGTACTCTGATGTTCCATGGG CCGATTGTCCTCCGGGAGCAAGAACAAAGGACCCGTCAGGTCGCTGTTGTGTACTTCCTTTCGAGTATGAAGGCCGTACGTATCACAAGTGTGCTGGGAAAGTACCGGGAAATTTTGAGAGACCGTGGTGTTCATTCGATGCTGTCTACAATGGTGACTGGGCGTCTTGTG ATAAAAATCCCTATAATGGATATCGCAAGACAGATAGGGCTTTTATTTATTCGCTCCACAACAAAGAAGGACTGGCGCCGTTTAAGAGTATAGTGAAGCATGATTCCCAAGCCATCTTTATGGATATAAGCCATGGTCCAACGTTTGGTGGAGGCTTCGATATTCATATTGCCAACAACGCAGGTCATAATGTTCATTCGTACACCAACTTTGGTCACTCTTTCTTGGCTCCTAGTGATGTAGAGGAAAAAGATACAGTGTTAGCTGGAACTTACTATTTTACTCCCGATGAGGTAGAAGTGTTCTATCTCCCTTAG
- the LOC131768879 gene encoding delta-like protein C: MIFLVHFSFFLLIINSKSALACLDDNCRLLAFPSSLFFEGERLVNHTIATISVIDRDTCEFRCYLEHSCVSINFNVQPKEPETENCELNNSTSQEHEKDLIKAANYVYHGTNNACGNSPCKNNATCQSGFTSQRYRCLCTPGFTGHNCDRVADKCNSNPCQNQGSCKDGKCQCQPGFSGELCEIG, encoded by the exons ATGATTTTCTTAGttcattttagctttttcttgttaattattaattcaAAGAGTGCTTTGGCCTGTTTAGATG ATAACTGCCGTTTATTAGCCTTTCCATCCTCGTTATTCTTCGAGGGGGAACGTCTTGTTAACCACACCATAGCAACAATCAGTGTGATTGACAGGGACACGTGCGAATTTCGTTGTTACCTGGAACACAGCTGTGTCAGTATCAACTTTAATGTTCAACCGAAAGAGCCTGAGACAGAAAACTGTGAACTGAACAACTCAACTAGTCAAGAACATGAGAAGGACTTGATCAAGGCAGCAAATTATGTTTACCATGGAACGAAT AATGCCTGTGGTAATTCACCGTGCAAGAACAATGCAACCTGTCAATCAGGTTTTACCAGTCAACGATATCGCTGCTTATGCACTCCCGGATTTACTGGCCACAACTGTGATCGCG tcgCGGATAAGTGCAACAGCAACCCATGTCAGAACCAAGGATCCTGTAAGGACGGTAAATGCCAATGTCAGCCTGGATTTTCCGGAGAACTCTGCGAAATAGGTTAG